CACCAGCCAGGTTCCCTATGGCCTCCATCTTCTGGGCCTGCTGAAGCTGTTTATGGAGCTTCTCTTTTTCCTGCTCCGCATTTTTCCTGTCACTGATATCGATCCATGTCCCGAGTGAATAAACCAGCTCACCATCTTTATATATGGGGGTAACATCTATCTCGGCCCAGGCGTGTTCACCACTTTTTTTCCTGTATTCACGTTCACTACTCTTAACCCCATCCTTTTGTCTTTTCTCTATAGAACCATATTTTGCATCATCAACAGACCACGGGTAAGGGAGTTTTAATCCAAGGACATCCCTGGATGAAAAACCTGTAAGCTTTTCAAAAAACGGGTTTACATACCTTACAGAGGTATCAGGGTTGTAGACCACTATTGCAGTTGGTGAAAACTCAAGCAGGCTTGAGCTGAATGAATCACTTTCCTGTAAAGCCTTTTCTATGCGCTTGCGTGCTGTGATATTCCGGGTGATCTCTGTAAAACCGGTTACCTTCTCACCTTCCTTAATGGGTGAAAACAGGGTCTCAAAATAGATATCCCTCTCATCATCACAGTATTCCGCAATAAACTGCTCCCCCTTTAATGCCCTCTCCTGTAACGAGTCCCAGTATTTTATTGCTTCAGCGTTACCCGACAGTTTATGTGTTTGCATCCCGGGTTTTATTTCAATATTTAATAGCTCTTCCCCCCTTTGTTTATATTTAGCGTTAAATGCCTGGGATACCCCATTACTGTCACAGATAAGAATATAG
This genomic stretch from Desulfatiglans sp. harbors:
- a CDS encoding PAS domain S-box protein, producing the protein MQYIEKDLEKKIKELKTRLENETEDKIRLLEELEELRRIRTYYYTLMQNTEDYILICDSNGVSQAFNAKYKQRGEELLNIEIKPGMQTHKLSGNAEAIKYWDSLQERALKGEQFIAEYCDDERDIYFETLFSPIKEGEKVTGFTEITRNITARKRIEKALQESDSFSSSLLEFSPTAIVVYNPDTSVRYVNPFFEKLTGFSSRDVLGLKLPYPWSVDDAKYGSIEKRQKDGVKSSEREYRKKSGEHAWAEIDVTPIYKDGELVYSLGTWIDISDRKNAEQEKEKLHKQLQQAQKMEAIGNLAG